A single region of the Podospora pseudopauciseta strain CBS 411.78 chromosome 1, whole genome shotgun sequence genome encodes:
- a CDS encoding hypothetical protein (EggNog:ENOG503P808), whose amino-acid sequence MASATTPTASPPKPPRHESPAKRAESPLPSPSLHSEQAESDILPHSPLKSVAYKRMADTQSSIPKPPGTTRVAQVKTPEPRILKERSNGNIAERSPSTPGHLAPFDWEEFEARYQEALAKANGEEQELLAEFENLIKERLLFFNVWASSASVHDTERGVKRLQTRERYVKIAEQNLAQKKKHLTEVVRAFQSALALLSQN is encoded by the exons ATGGCAAGCGCGACAACTCCAACCGCCTCACCCCCAAAGCCGCCCCGCCACGAATCACCAGCCAAGAGAGCCGAATCGCcccttccatctccttctctaCACTCGGAGCAGGCAGAATCAGACATCCTACCTCATAGTCCTCTGAAGTCTGTGGCCTACAAGAGGATGGCAGATACTCAGAGCAGTATCCCCAAGCCGCCAGGCACCACCAGAGTCGCTCAGGTCAAGACACCAGAACCGCGCATTCTCAAGGAGCGTTCCAACGGGAACATTGCTGAAAGATCGCCCAGCACACCTGGACACCTGGCGCCCTTTGACTGGGAAGAATTTGAGGCTCGCTATCAGGAGGCTCTTGCCAAAGCGAACGGGGAGGAGCAAGAGTTGTTGGCTGAGTTTGAGAACCTAATCAAAGAACGTTTACTC TTCTTCAATGTCTGGGCATCATCAGCTTCCGTGCATGATACCGAACGGGGAGTCAAGCGACTTCAGACAAGAGAGCGATATGTGAAGATTGCTGAGCAGAATTTGgcgcagaagaagaaacacC TCACCGAGGTGGTGCGCGCATTTCAAAGTGCCCTGGCGCTCCTGAGTCAGAACTAG
- a CDS encoding hypothetical protein (COG:S; EggNog:ENOG503Q4WT): protein MEAKINCDICHRGHHSKDRPFLCVVDARNRLYETRLEYTKALIETDQLEREVNAAISSETGQIPNKAVRLETLKSDTAAAVERTNEIIAQADKLRSEVDAARKAIEDKKKLLAQRRSDLKAVSTGAEARRSRQLEEAQRAIHRTRYKWNRSADTMAATRAFLCEEAARLYGLRQVKKGSTKRFEIGGVEIFDLHAMNNLSPEVISTVFAHVAHILVLASHYLAIRLPAEITLPHRDYPRPTIFSMNSSYHHGDVPFPGTAMSGQSGNPRPRPLFIEKALLTLAKDDPNTYSAFLEGVGLLAHDVAWLCASQGVSFGDRESYDDVCNIGHNLWRLLIGDQLHRRSVEPTFPSSLTPPAGSPRDGDNGDVTKPKSMIGRWSHGTAHTSLTSAEGVEFVRNFKIYAPLKLADRLKKRLASEAPMLEWENIEGDEFEDGFEDVRAAGPSDGTSGGTSRGTSGWTRVKHR from the exons ATGGAAGCCAAAATAAACTGCGACATTTGCCACCGCGGCCACCATAGCAAGGACCGGCCGTTCCTTTGTGTCGTGGATGCGAGGAACCGTCTCTATGAGACCCGTCTCGAGTACACCAAGGCGCTTATTGAGACAGACCAGCTCGAGCGCGAGGTGAATGCCGCCATTTCCAGCGAGACGGGACAGATCCCCAACAAAGCTGTCCGGCTGGAGACGCTCAAGTCGGATACGGCAGCTGCAGTTGAGCGAACGAACGAGATCATCGCGCAGGCCGACAAGTTGAGAAGCGAGGTTGATGCTGCGCGAAAGGCGATCGAGGATAAGAAGAAGCTGCTCGCCCAACGGAGATCTGATCTTAAGGCTGTGTCGACTGGTGCCGAAGCCAGGAGAAGCAGGCAGCTGGAAGAGGCGCAACGAGCCATCCACAGAACCAGGTACAAATGGAATCGCAGTGCCGACACGATGGCGGCGACGAGAGCCTTCTTGTGTGAGGAAGCCGCCAGGCTGTATGGGCTGCGCCAGGTCAAGAAGGGCAGCACCAAGCGGTTCGAAATTGGCGGTGTCGAAATCTTTGACCTCCATGCCATGAATA ATTTGTCGCCCGAAGTGATATCGACTGTCTTCGCCCATGTGGCGCACATTCTCGTGTTGGCCTCGCATTATCTGGCGATCCGGCTGCCGGCGGAAATCACACTCCCTCACCGTGACTACCCTCGCCCGACAATATTCTCGATGAACTCTTCCTACCACCATGGGGATGTACCATTCCCCGGAACAGCCATGTCAGGACAATCTGGAAATCCACGGCCCCGTCCGCTCTTCATCGAAAAGGCGCTCCTGACACTGGCAAAGGACGATCCAAACACGTACTCTGCGTTCCTTGAGGGCGTTGGTTTGCTGGCGCACGATGTTGCTTGGCTGTGTGCATCGCAAGGAGTCTCCTTCGGGGACAGGGAATCGTACGACGATGTTTGCAACATCGGACACAACCTGTGGCGGCTGCTCATTGGTGATCAACTCCACCGCCGGTCTGTCGAACCAACCTTCCCGTCTTCGCTCACACCACCAGCCGGGAGTCCAAGGGATGGGGACAATGGCGATGTGACAAAACCAAAGTCAATGATTGGTCGCTGGTCGCATGGGACGGCTCACACCTCGCTGACGAGTGCCGAAGGCGTGGAATTCGTCCGAAACTTCAAGATCTACGCGCCGCTGAAGTTGGCTGATCGTCTGAAGAAGCGACTGGCGAGCGAAGCCCCGATGCTGGAATGGGAAAATATCGAGGGCGACGAGTTCGAAGATGGGTTTGAGGACGTGCGAGCTGCTGGTCCAAGCGATGGTACAAGTGGTGGTACAAGTCGGGGAACAAGTGGCTGGACCAGAGTCAAGCATCGGTAG
- the SSU72 gene encoding RNA polymerase II subunit A C-terminal domain phosphatase (EggNog:ENOG503NZ1A; COG:K; BUSCO:EOG09264JW6) produces MDTANGNATTASAAPAAPAQPNGHREDPGGFKLKFCTVCASNQNRSMEGHLRLALANYPVISFGTGSLVRLPGPTITQPNVYKFNETSYDSIYRELEAKDPRLYRANGLLNMLGRNRNIKWGPERWQDWQVGMPRVKKETDKGFEGMEGGVADIVITCEERCWDAVIDDLLNRGSPLNRAVHVINIDIKDNHEEASVGGKAMVDLADSLNQVAKEEREKVGATAFDSGSGAARASFDERVPEVIGEWQERWPNLPATWTLAWF; encoded by the exons ATGGACACCGCCAACGGTAACGCGACTACGGCTTCGGCTGCTCCCGCTGCTCCGGCCCAGCCAAACGGCCACCGGGAGGACCCTGGTGGCTTCAAACTCAAGTTTTGCACCGTATGTGCCAGTAATCAGAACAG ATCTATGGAGGGCCATTTGCGTCTGGCGTTGGCAAACTATCCAGTGATTTCTTTCGGAACCGGCTCTCTTGTCCGGCTTCCAGGTCCTACCATCACACAGCCCAATGTCTACAAGTTCAACGAGAcctcgtacgatagtatcTACAGAGAGCTTGAGGCCAAGGACCCCCGTTTGTATCGGGCCAACGGGCTTCTTAACATGCTCGGCCGAAACCGCAACATCAAGTGGGGCCCGGAAAGATGGCAAGACTGGCAAGTAGGCATGCCCCGAGTCAAGAAAGAAACAGACAAAGGCTTCGAGGGCATGGAGGGAGGCGTCGCCGATATAGTCATTACCTGCGAAGAGCGCTGCTGGGATGCTGTGATCGATGATCTTCTTAACCGGGGCTCTCCACTCAACAGAGCTGTTCATGTTATCAACATTGATATTAAGGACAACCACGAAGAGGCCTCCGTTGGAGGCAAAGCCATGGTCGACCTTGCCGACTCCCTGAACCAGGTCGCGAAAGAAGAGCGCGAAAAGGTTGGCGCAACGGCGTTTGATTCTGGCAGTGGTGCTGCCAGAGCCAGCTTTGATGAGCGTGTTCCCGAGGTGATTGGTGAGTGGCAGGAAAGATGGCCTAACCTTCCTGCGACTTGGACTTTGGCTTGGTTTTGA
- the SPA2 gene encoding component of the polarisome (COG:S; EggNog:ENOG503NTZI) yields MNGLNAPLSPVSVGGSEWSYPTNTDKNTYPNNRGDITTPPDSAGAVRAMNGNFPPGPRSVGGPSPPPSVGRSSAGTNLYARSESGRSQVVRDDLGGHEMVLAEHYVSLKRFLSATSRDGNPKPPPNKARDKLQRLTGVQFLELSTDVFDELKRRETTARRPPNAPPGSGPPDYLLPEDNFHPKRNQARQKLSSLGPPRFRDLATDVFCELERRFPRFAAGDIPRVGSPVSVRGGPISRSQTPVSGMNGGFPPRGQSRRRPSEASSIRSGRGMPTPLGSGFPIPPSPGLPPNGNYGQPIAKQFQNNTIVPNKSTMVEEDDDAISPMSPDPAGPDAYGMNRSIDRDSKRSAGASETDKKLLEDYEQQVRDLREKLDSMEDALKKKDDDLMNALDGERSRATASNAEKREWDDARAELENKLAQVEELNESMKRELDRTRDEHDEEIRQLREQLDEARAGANAQSNGMADEELERENRALRAALEEQEQVTEEVRREAQGFLMEMRNISQQSGASWERQSELEKTIEMLEKEVRDWRNRYARAKTQLRDLRGSSEGIPMQQDAGKFVREKGFTQDDGLVKDVHVTKFQIAIDELLQRARVDDPERVIDSMKAVVVSVRRITKDIDESAQNNIELAQQNQKLKARVSPAANNLITTSKSFASSAGIAPVTLLDAAASHLVTAVVELLRAVKIRSTPDGELEDDDDDGTVTPVESASFFSPRSNGQSQASRAEDSLQRPPPFRGLGAAGSRASMDSSAYSPVNSPRESYTNGQMANGFMTNGNGGGHGNLNKAVNGNANGMYNNARQQRDTRAEDLKIYLEDQTAVLVQTIQDLVQLIRNDADISQVTEEINTIVDVVGQVVSETESTGGNGVELVRRLSACRERLMEAGKRGLDLAAAGNDSASREWRMWTQTLPPIAFEIARETKELVQRVDQLVMDDGGDADDFA; encoded by the exons ATGAATGGCCTCAATGCGCCACTGTCTCCTGTCTCTGTAGGCGGTAGCGAGTGGTCTTatcccaccaacaccgacaaaAACACATATCCAAACAACCGCGGAGacatcaccacaccacccgACTCGGCTGGTGCTGTCAGGGCGATGAACGGGAATTTCCCACCGGGGCCCAGGAGCGTCGGCGgtccctccccgcctccctctgTCGGCCGATCCAGTGCCGGCACCAACCTATACGCAAGGAGTGAGAGTGGCAGAAGCCAAGTCGTGAGGGATGACTTGGGCGGCCATGAGATGGTGCTCGCTGAGCACTATGTCTCACTCAAGCGATTTCTGTCAGCGACTTCGCGTGACGGCAACCCGAAGCCACCACCGAACAAGGCTCGCGACAAGCTGCAGCGCCTTACTGGGGTTCAGTTTCTCGAGCTCAGTACCGACGTCTTTGACGAGCTGAAGCGACGTGAGACAACAGCTCGTAGACCCCCCAATGCTCCTCCAGGATCCGGTCCACCTGATTATCTATTACCTGAGGACAACTTCCACCCCAAGCGAAACCAAGCGCGCCAAAAACTTTCGTCATTGGGCCCTCCACGCTTCCGCGATCTGGCCACCGATGTCTTTTGCGAACTGGAGAGGAGGTTCCCACGCTTTGCGGCTGGGGATATCCCCCGTGTTGGCAGCCCAGTATCAGTACGCGGAGGTCCCATCAGCCGGTCGCAAACACCGGTAAGCGGAATGAATGGCGGATTCCCTCCTCGGGGTCAGAGCCGTAGACGCCCTTCAGAAGCCAGCTCAATACGAAGCGGACGAGGGATGCCGACTCCTCTCGGCAGCGGCTTCCCTATCCCACCCTCTCCAGGCCTGCCGCCGAATGGCAACTATGGACAGCCGATTGCGAAGCAGTTCCAGAACAACACCATTGTGCCTAACAAGAGCAccatggtggaggaggacgatgatgcCATCAGCCCCATGAGTCCCGACCCTGCCGGACCTGATGCCTACGGCATGAACAGGTCAATAGACCGTGATAGTAAACGAAGTGCTGGCGCATCCGAG ACGGACAAGAAACTTCTTGAGGATTATGAGCAGCAAGTTAGGGATTTGCGTGAGAAACTGGACAGCATGGAGGATGCACttaagaagaaggatgacgaCCTCATGAACGCTCTAGATGGGGAACGTTCCCGAGCCACGGCTTCTAATGCTGAGAAGAGGGAATGGGATGACGCCCGCGCCGAACTGGAGAATAAGCTTGCTCAAGTGGAGGAATTGAACGAGTCGATGAAGAGGGAGCTGGACAGGACCAGGGACGAACACGATGAGGAAATTCGCCAACTTCGAGAACAGCTTGACGAAGCGCGCGCCGGCGCCAACGCACAGTCAAACGGCATGGCTGACGAGGAATTAGAACGCGAGAACAGGGCTCTGCGtgcggcgttggaggagcaAGAGCAGGTGACAGAGGAGGTTCGTCGTGAGGCCCAGGGGTTCCTGATGGAGATGCGCAATATTTCCCAGCAAAGCGGTGCCTCGTGGGAAAGGCAGTcggagttggagaagacgaTCGAaatgttggagaaggaggtccGGGACTGGAGGAATCGCTACGCCCGCGCCAAAACTCAGCTGCGGGATTTACGTGGGTCTTCGGAGGGCATTCCAATGCAACAGGACGCTGGGAAGTTTGTGCGCGAGAAGGGCTTCACGCAAGATGATGGGCTGGTCAAGGACGTCCATGTCACCAAGTTCCAGATCGCCATTGACGAGCTGTTGCAACGGGCGCGCGTGGATGACCCGGAGCGCGTGATTGACTCTATGAAGGCAGTTGTGGTAAGCGTCCGACGGATCACTAAGGATATCGACGAGTCGGCACAAAACAACATCGAGCTTGCGCAGCAAAAccagaagctcaaggccCGAGTATCCCCCGCAGCCAACAATCTTATTACTACCTCCAAGTCTTTTGCTAGCTCGGCTGGAATCGCGCCAGTGACTCTCCTCGATGCTGCTGCCTCTCACCTGGTCAcggctgttgttgagctCCTCCGAGCTGTCAAGATTCGATCTACCCCGGATGGTGAATTggaagatgacgatgacgacggcACGGTTACTCCTGTTGAATCGGCCAGCTTCTTTTCGCCACGAAGCAATGGGCAGAGCCAGGCCTCCCGAGCTGAGGATTCTCTTCAGCGCCCACCACCTTTCCGCGGCCTAGGCGCCGCCGGAAGCCGAGCCAGCATGGACTCGTCTGCGTACAGCCCGGTCAACTCACCTCGTGAATCCTACACCAACGGACAGATGGCCAACGGATTCATGACAAACGGCAACGGAGGCGGCCACGGCAACCTGAACAAGGCTGTGAACGGAAACGCCAACGGCATGTACAACAACGCACGCCAGCAGCGCGACACTCGGGCGGAGGACCTCAAGATCTACCTCGAAGACCAGACGGCGGTGCTCGTGCAGACGATCCAGGACCTTGTGCAGCTGATACGCAACGACGCGGACATTAGCCAGGTCACGGAGGAGATCAACACGATTGTGGATGTTGTCGGCCAGGTCGTGTCCGAGACGGAGTCGACTGGTGGCAATGGTGTCGAGCTTGTCAGGCGTCTTTCTGCCTGCCGGGAGCGGCTGATGGAGGCGGGCAAGCGCGGTTTGGATCTTGCGGCTGCGGGCAACGATAGTGCCAGTCGGgagtggaggatgtggacGCAGACGTTGCCGCCGATTGCGTTTGAGATTGCGAGGGAGACGAAGGAGCTGGTGCAGAGGGTTGATcagttggtgatggatgatggcGGGGATGCCGATGATTTTGCATGA
- a CDS encoding hypothetical protein (COG:S; EggNog:ENOG503P7IU), with translation MAGTSIQVPTISQADMLAFHEQHFAQFATAHFHSQFLRPSLDDQEPIPSHEQEEEYYYEEEEDDGLGYYPDGVKRTLTDEQIAIFRHSELEALRRGRQPPKPQGVTATLAEDLSEGEISSPAPVVTAKKNKKRKRNNKNKNVGEPPMDLRKRTWDVVDKGLASLDYGEEETQQPAQASTAQRPIQSLTLHQVSQSLDTPNNDNENKTKNNEEYGEEVLDMKEYEKWNVKKDTRIGGESQRNTRSSGVGGVEVMKRKGDEEKC, from the exons ATGGCGGGCACCTCAATCCAGGTCCCGACAATCAGTCAG GCTGATATGCTTGCCTTCCACGAACAACATTTCGCTCAATTCGCGACAGCTCACTTCCACTCCCAATTCCTCCGACCTTCCCTCGATGACCAGgaacccatcccatcccatgaacaagaagaagaatacTATtacgaggaagaagaggacgatggACTCGGCTACTATCCCGACGGCGTCAAGCGCACCCTGACCGACGAGCAAATCGCCATCTTCAGGCACTCGGAGCTTGAGGCTCTGCGTCGCGGCAGACAGCCTCCCAAGCCGCAAGGGGTCACCGCTACACTGGCCGAAGACCTCTCCGAAGGCGAGATATCATCGCCGGCGCCAGTCGTCACCgcaaaaaagaacaagaagcgGAAAcgcaacaacaagaacaagaatgTCGGAGAGCCGCCGATGGATCTGCGCAAGCGAACATGGGACGTGGTAGACAAGGGCCTTGCCAGCCTCGACTacggtgaagaagaaacccagcagccagcacaagccagcacagcacagcgtC CCATCCAGTCTCTCACTCTTCACCAAGTCAGCCAGTCGCTCGACACGCCAAACAATGACAATGAAAAT aaaacaaaaaacaacgAAGAATACGGGGAAGAGGTGTTGGACATGAAGGAATACGAGAAGTGGAATGTCAAAAAGGATACGAGAATTGGTGGAGAAAGCCAAAGGAATACGAGAAGCAGCGGTgttggaggcgttgaggtgatgaagagaaaaggtgacgaggagaagTGTTGA
- a CDS encoding hypothetical protein (EggNog:ENOG503P7EB) produces the protein MSTALRKPGREHFPIYPKGFIVLRILQLVVAVIVLGLVAYSIHFLAWDGNAFMLAVAIMTILTSIYHLVAWFGAPEAFNYWAVLALDILLIVMWLASFSVVAAHIAPWMQYYGSYLYLTSTYEQAWWTGLAAASGMGGLNFALHVISLIIHSIRLHRHRKEGGHSQAGVPFGPKPTVGTMQVPQGQQQQQQQQPVVYQQVPQQQFQQQPPVYQQPQQQVYQQQSATQEKQVYSPQPQQPVPVPQGQFYQQQ, from the exons ATGTCGACCGCCCTCCGCAAACCCGGCCGCGAACACTTCCCCATTTATCCCAAGGGGTTTATTGTCTTGAGGATCCTCCAGCTGGTGGTCGCAGTGATTGTTCTGGGGTTGGTGGCGTATAGTATTCACTTTTTGGCTTGGGATGGGAATGCGTTCATGTTGGCTGTG GCCATCATGACAATCCTCACCTCCATCTACCACCTTGTCGCCTGGTTCGGCGCCCCAGAAGCCTTCAACTACTGGGCCGTCCTCGCATTGGACATCCTCCTCATTGTGATGTGGCTGGCTTCCTTCTCAGTCGTGGCGGCGCATATCGCTCCTTGGATGCAGTATTATGGTAGTTACCTCTATCTTACCTCGACATACGAGCAGGCTTGGTGGACTGGGTTGGCGGCTGCTAGTGGGATGGGTGGGCTTAACTT TGCCCTTCATGTTATTTCGTTGATCATCCACTCAATCAGACTCCATAGACACCGCAAGGAAGGCGGGCACTCCCAGGCGGGTGTGCCTTTTGGTCCTAAGCCTACTGTTGGAACGATGCAAGTTCCtcaggggcagcagcaacagcagcagcagcagccggtgGTGTACCAGCAGGTTCCTCAGCAGCAgttccagcagcagccgcctgTTTATCAgcaaccgcagcagcaggttTATCAGCAGCAATCGGCGACTCAGGAGAAACAAGTGTATTCTCcgcagcctcaacagcctgTGCCGGTGCCGCAGGGGCAGTTTTATCAGCAGCAGTGA